AGCACATCTGCAACCCGCTGGGCATTGCCGAAATGTATGCGGTGACACAACCGGTGGTGCGCGACCCAACGCTGTTCCAGCAGGGGCTTGCCGCGCTGGAGGCTTTTTGCAGGGGCGAAGACGGGGCGGAATCACTCTTTGTGGATATGTTTACCAGGCTACAAGCGACATACGGCTGCCTTGTCAGCATTACTGCAACAGACAGACGTACAGATTTACCCGTTGCCGCTGCCAACCTGCTGCTGACCGCCCACGATGCAACAACCGGTGAAGCCAGCCTGTCTTGCCCAAATAACGCGCCAGACCACGCGCCCGTGGCATCCCTTGCCCGTCGGGCTGGCCTGCGGCGCGAAAGTTTCTCGCGGGCGTTCAGGCGCACGGCGGGGCTGCCTCCCAATGCATGGCTGCACTGTCTGCGGCTTGAAAAAGCCCGCGTTATGCTGCGTCAGGGTAAAAGCATTACCGAGGCTG
The Desulfovibrio sp. DNA segment above includes these coding regions:
- a CDS encoding helix-turn-helix transcriptional regulator, whose product is MPSRLPATQQTFTSPDKYPYLEVRTTLQSTLPYAEHFHSAFSFGLILEGGTCFTLMGQPHKALKGDIALIAPGMAHSCNPLDGKARSYHMAYLDAAWFVQHICNPLGIAEMYAVTQPVVRDPTLFQQGLAALEAFCRGEDGAESLFVDMFTRLQATYGCLVSITATDRRTDLPVAAANLLLTAHDATTGEASLSCPNNAPDHAPVASLARRAGLRRESFSRAFRRTAGLPPNAWLHCLRLEKARVMLRQGKSITEAALAAGYADQSHFHRMFVKFYSVTPGCYQRSRSHSYNTRK